Part of the Marasmius oreades isolate 03SP1 chromosome 5, whole genome shotgun sequence genome is shown below.
GCTGCGACCTCCATGTAAGTACCAACCAATGTTTCCTCCAGAACTCGCCATACACGTCTGTTCCTTTCTAGATTCACAGACAGACAAGCAGGTTCTCCTGAACTGTGCCCTGGTTGATTCTACCTGGCTCTCAGCGGCTCAGCCTATCATCTTTAGGGATCTAACTCTCAATCTGACCTCTCCTCGTCATGAGGATCATGAATACCTTTCCGCCCAATCCATCCGTGCTCACGAAAACCTGCTGGAGGCACTCGATATCCATCCTCACCTTGCTTCATATATCCGACACCTTCGCCTAAAGAACCTTGAAAACGAGAGCTCACGCGGCGGGAAAGTTACAAGCTGGGTCAATGAAAGTCTGTCCCTCGCTCGAGTACTTAGGAGACTCACTAATGTCCGATCATTGATACTATTTCGTGTTGGATATCCCACCATCCTTCCCACTCTTCAGGAAGCCATACGGAACCTCTTCCAGCTCGGTTCAATCACCAGTTTGGACATTTCCTATGCGACCTTCCCTTCCTTTTCACAATTCATAGGCTTCATCTCTAGCCCAAAGCTTCCCACGTTCATTTCCTTATCATCCCTTAAATTCCTTGAGGAGGGCTTTTCTGAGACCCCTTTCACGGATGGCGTCACCCTTACAACACCCGGTTCTCGTCCCATCACCCGTCTCCACCTCTCGCTCATTCACATCATGCCTTTCATATCGTGTTTCGCTTCGCCTCACTGCCCGTTTGATTTTACGAGTTTGGAAACCCTGCATTTGCACGCGCTGCGCGATATTGGCCATGGGAGTCATTCGATGATGGATCTTTTTCGACTCGTCGGCAACAGCCTGAAGCACCTAGAACTTGAAATGATACTGGGTGTGTGTGAATTCCATGTCgatcttttcgtttcctcCGGAGCTTATACGCATAAAACGCAGGCAATGCCATCGGTTTTCTTGACCTCCTTCCTAGTCTCAAGACGCTTACGCTTGCAATACAGCAAACAGTGGATTATAGTCCTGTTCCCCGGATTACGTCCCTTTTGACTGCCTCTACATCACCACCAACAAATATCGAGTCAATTAACCTTCATTTCGATGTTTTCGAGCTCAGAGCAGGGTTCCTACCAACATTTAAGGCTTGGAGGACCCTGGATTCCCTGTTTTCCGATGTATCACGATTCCCCGCGTTGAAAACTGTGACGATACATCTTCCTAACGATTCAGCCCTCCCACTGAACGTTGTCGAGGAGCAGTTTCAGACACTAATGGCGGATGACAGACTGAAGGTGGTGAAGGGTTTGATGATCTTAAAATCACTGAGAATGTAGAAGTCGGTGATCGCTACAGCTGAGAATAAATGGTGTCGACTGACGTACGCTTATATTTCATAGTTAGAGTTGGGTCGACTTGTAGTGAGAATGTTGATTATGATAATTTCTGTGTTCCTGCTCGATATATAGTCGCAATACTGATCCGAGTGTGACGGCATCTGCTCTTCGTCGAATCCTGCAATCTACACAGTCAAAAGTCGACCGTCAACATTTCATAGGAACACAAGGCCAGATGAGGCGAATATCTTGAGAAGTTCTCAATATATATTCACCGAGTCCGTGTTATCGACTTGTGATTCAGTTACCAGGTTCATTTCGCTTGATGCTGACAGTCACGGCCTCAGCGATTAGCTGTGTACATGTCAGCTACTACATCAGTGCTGACCGAGGTCCTTGACTTGGAGAACTGCGCATCGCGGAGGGCTGCGGCGCGGGCGAGTCGGTgacgaagaaaagaagaaaggataaTTGCACAGCCATCAAGCCCCACCCTTCTTGCTTTTTCACCGCGACCCAACGATGGAGGCCCTCAGACTGCAAAAGAAATACCCCGAAGTTACAAGAGATGAGATGTTTGAGCTCATAAATCGCTTCAAGTACGTTTGGTATCACACCGGAGTAGCCTTAATTCACGCTGATTGATGACGGACTATCGTAGCGCGATCTCTACCGATACGCCTGGACGAGTGGATAAACAAGCCGTGTTACAAGCTCTTCAATCCCAAGGAGAGTCGTACGATGAAGCTCGAGAGACTTTGAAACACGTTAGTGTCGATGCTAGTGGTAAAGTTGAGCTTGAAGACTTCGTTGAGGTGCGTATTTGGAACCGGCCAGCTATTGATGTCACTCAATTTCAATGATCGATATAGCTCAATGTGAAGCTGCGGACCAAGTCAAAGCCTACAATATCGACCAAAGCCGGAAAAGTTACTGTGCAAGGGTCCAATGCGAATGTCAGCCATACTATCAATGAAGATGAACGAAGAGAGTTTACCAACCATATCAACCTGGTGAGTGTCTAGTTACCCGATCCAAACTACGATTCTAGGTAAATTTGACCTTGCAGGTCCTGGAAAACGACCCAGACATTGGTTCTCGCTACCCGATCCCCACTGAGACAATGCAACTGTTCGATGAATGCAAAGATGGTCTTATTCTCTGCAAGCTTATCAACGACTCTGTTCCAGACACAATAGATGTCCGTGTCCTCAACAAACCGACCGGGAAGAAACAGCTCAATGCATTCCAAATGACGGAGAACAATAACATTGTCATCACCTCAGCGAAAGCCATTGGTTGCTCTGTTGTGAACATTGGGTCGACGGATCTCGCTGAAGGACGTGAACATCTTATACTTGGCTTGATCTGGCAGATTATTCGACGTGGATTGTTGGCTCAAGTTGATATTCGACTTCATCCCGAGTTGTACAGACTTTGTGAAGAAGGCGAGACCATTGATGATTTGTTGCGGCTGACACCGGATCAAATTTTGTTGAGGTGGTTTAATTATCATCTCAAAGCCGCGGGATGGAAACGAAGGTGGTCCTTGTCTTCGATATCTGTTTTCGACGTATTCTGACTGTCCACAATTACTTTTTTTCCAAAATTAGAGTGAACAACTTCAGCAGGGATGTATCGGATGGAGAGAATTATACGATCCTGCTCAACCAGCTCAAACCTGATCAGTGTTCCCGTGCTCCGTTACAAACGACCGATCTACGTGCTCGTGCAGAACAGGTTCGTGATATTTAATCGGTAGAAGGATAACTATAGACCCTTTTTTTTGGCGACACCTAGGTTCTCCAAAACGCTGCCAACATCGGTTGTCGCAAATTCCTTACACCATCCTCATTAGTGGCAGGGAACCCCCGTCTCAATCTCGCCTTTGTTGCCAACCTGTTCAACACTCACCCAGGTCTCGAGCCTTTAGATGAACAAGAAGCCAAGGACTACGGAGCAGTCGAAGACTTTGACGCTGAAGGCGAACGTGAAGCTCGTGTATTCACTCTTTGGCTCAATTCGTTGAATGTTGAACCTGGCGTGTTTAATCTTTTCGACAACGTGAAAGATGGGCTTATACTCTTGCAAGCTTTCGACAAAGTCTTACCTGGTGTTGTTGTTTGGCGAAGGGTATCAAAGCCCAAGGAAGGAGCAGGATCTGCTCCTTtcagtggtggtggcggagaaggggaggaagaggaggatatTGGCGTTACACCGAATCAGAGCAAGTTGTCGAGGTTCAAGTGTGTGGAGAATACGAATTATGTTGTTGATTTGGCAAAGCAGAATGGGATGACTATGGTGGGTATTCAAGGGGCGGATATTGTGGATGGGTCCAAGACGCTTGTGCTTGGGTTGGTTTGGCAGTTGATGAGGTGTGTATCTGTTGTTTTACTCTTTTTTTTCGTTTTGCAATTCAGGGTGACTCATTACCTTCTTCAGGATGAGCATTACGAAGACTCTCACTTCATTATCGAAATCCAGTGGTGGCAGGCCTATAAGCGACACTGAGATGCTCAAATGGGCCAATACCACGGCACAAAAGGGCAATCCTAATCTTCGTCCTCTTCGGTCTTTCAAGGACCCGTCGATTACGACAGCTCTCTTCATCTTGGCATTGGAAGAAGCCATCCGGCCTGGAATCGTCGACCCTGCGTTGGTAAATGATGTTACGGAAAGTGGTGATTATGAGGAGCGTAGGCAGAATGGTATGTCTCGCGTTGCTCCGTGAATGGTTTTCCTCGCCTAAATTCCTTTTTAGCTAAACTGGCGATATCGATTGCGAGAAAGATGAATGCGCTGATATTCTTGGTTCCGGAGGATATCGTTGACATCAGACCGCGACTGGTGAGACTTTCCTGGTAACGTTTATTCACGGATTTTGACCCTCTGCCTTTTAATTCAGATTATGACGTTTGTCGCAAGTCTCATGGCGATTGAAAAAGGAGTGTAAAAGATATGTAAAAGAGTATTGCGGGTGAACAGAAATATTGTTATAGTTTGGTTTAAGATTGTATCGTATAGCTCGGTTGGGTCTATAAGATAAAGGTTTAGAATAATTTTAGTTTTCGAGCACCGTCTCGAGAGTTCTTTGCTATCCTAGCGAGTTCGGAGGTCGTGAATGGTTCTATGTGCAGTACGTCAGTTCTCGTTCACCAAAGAAGTATTAAAAACGGACCTTTCTCGGTGCCATTCGCTacccttctttcctcccgAGACCTGACCGCACTCTCCCTGGCAAGCTTTTCGTACCTCGCAAACCTCCTCCGTCGATTGAGATGACCGGTATCGAGTACAGGGTTGACAGTGATACCTAATTCGCCCAGTCTTGTCTTTTTCCAGGGGCCGTTGTATTCGCGAATGGAGGAATCAGGGCGTGTCGTCCTGAATTGTTTCCATAACCAGACAGTTACGGGTGAAGCGGGTGGAGGAGTCGACGATGATAATTGTTTGTCTACGggtttctgtttcttcggTCCCTTTTCGTTCTTTCCTTTTGTCGGCGTGTTCGTTGCGGTAGACTCGGATGTGTGTACGATAGGTAGACGAGATGTTTTTTGGAGGCGGATTTCTTGGTTGCCTTCGAGTATTGGTAGGACATCTTTTTTCAAAAACCTGGGTTAAAATAGATGTTAGTTTCATCCGTGAGGGTGTTAGTGGAAGACGCACGTCATGGATTTTAAAGGATGTTCTGGATTCGGAGGAGCAGGAGGTTGGATTCTTCCGTCCTCCAACTTTGATTGAACCCCCGAGCTGAtgcccttgcctttcccATTTGCGTTAGCTTGCTTCAATGAATCCAAAAATTCTTTCCCAGGTTTCTCTTTCAATGCGAGTCGGTAAATTTCTGAAGTCGATAAACCTTCTTTGGACGCGTCGTTGGAAGAGAATATGTGGCGGATGATGCGGAGGCCCTCGCGGATGGCGGCAGTTCTTTGAGGAGTGAATTTGGTATATAGGGCTACCGCCTGCATCCTTAAGCTTATGGACTGGATAGGAACGGGAGGAGCGAGGAAGGAGTTCAGCGCTAATTGTAAGCGCTAAGCGTCAATTCCGATGTCGCCTTGGACTTTTGAGCTGAATCGCGAGTTTTCTAGAGTTCAATTCGCCTTGTTGTTGATCTGAAGAGCAACAGTGGTATGAGTCCTCAGTGTAAATATCAACGAAAGGCTGTGGTGGTTGCAATCTTCGAGATGACTCGTCTTCAACGTGGAAGTATAACCGAGATTTAGCCCACTCCTGCTTCCCACCAATACTCACTTGAACCAGGGGCGTGTTCCCAAGGAAGTGGTTTCATCTATTTCATTTCAGAGGCAGAACTCCGGACGGTGATTCTCTTTGGGAAGTGTAGGATTGAGATGAGTAGTCGATAATCTTGGACATCGAGATTCTAATGGCCACTAGCTTCACACTTTGACACCTCTACGCCTGAAATCACTGTCCCGACATTCATTCGCATCCACGTTCGTTCGTTTATTGGACAGTAGCTTTCAGCTTAAAGTTTGTAATCATCCTCCTAGGTTTTTCCTTGCGTTCTGGAACTGCCGGTGATAATCTGATCTATGCCGAGTCGCTGGAAAAGGGAATGAGTACATCTATGACGATTACTCTCCGTATTGTTCCTTTTTAAGTTTTTATTTCAACCTCAAACCCAGCTTCGCCTTTTCTTCATAACCACCATGGCCACCGCCTCGTCGTTGCGAAATCATCGAATCGTTATTGCCTCGCTTTTTCTCCCTCAAACTGTCATCCTAGGCTCTCCAGACGATTATTCGCCTTCTCGCGAACCTCCCTCTAGCCCAAACGATCATGAAGATAGTCTGAACATTTCAGAGGTCTCATCGAAACTTCAGGACAAGGCCTGGCCCAAACAAACCCCACTCTCACCATCAT
Proteins encoded:
- a CDS encoding uncharacterized protein (BUSCO:EOG0926140Q), giving the protein MEALRLQKKYPEVTRDEMFELINRFNAISTDTPGRVDKQAVLQALQSQGESYDEARETLKHVSVDASGKVELEDFVELNVKLRTKSKPTISTKAGKVTVQGSNANVSHTINEDERREFTNHINLVLENDPDIGSRYPIPTETMQLFDECKDGLILCKLINDSVPDTIDVRVLNKPTGKKQLNAFQMTENNNIVITSAKAIGCSVVNIGSTDLAEGREHLILGLIWQIIRRGLLAQVDIRLHPELYRLCEEGETIDDLLRLTPDQILLRWFNYHLKAAGWKRRVNNFSRDVSDGENYTILLNQLKPDQCSRAPLQTTDLRARAEQVLQNAANIGCRKFLTPSSLVAGNPRLNLAFVANLFNTHPGLEPLDEQEAKDYGAVEDFDAEGEREARVFTLWLNSLNVEPGVFNLFDNVKDGLILLQAFDKVLPGVVVWRRVSKPKEGAGSAPFSGGGGEGEEEEDIGVTPNQSKLSRFKCVENTNYVVDLAKQNGMTMVGIQGADIVDGSKTLVLGLVWQLMRMSITKTLTSLSKSSGGRPISDTEMLKWANTTAQKGNPNLRPLRSFKDPSITTALFILALEEAIRPGIVDPALVNDVTESGDYEERRQNAKLAISIARKMNALIFLVPEDIVDIRPRLIMTFVASLMAIEKGV